AATCAGGGCGACTTCAACGACGATGCCACCGCCTCCGGCGAATCGCACTCCATTCGCCGCTCCGATGCGTCCTCGCCCGCCTTCATCAATTACGCCGAGTCGACCTACAACAAAACTAGCGCCGGCACGACGCGCATGCAGGTCTACTTCAACCACAACAGCACCCTCAACATCTACGACGGCGTGTTCCGCCTCGAGGGCACCGGCGTGGCCTTCGAAAACACCACGCTCTTCGTCGACAGCCCCGGCGAACTCGTCTTCGCCAGCGACTTCGAGTTGCAGGACGCGGGCAGCCTCTCCGGCGACGGCCTCGTGACCCTCGAATCCGGCACGCTCAACACCGCCGGCGATATCGGCGTCGCCCGCTTCGACATCGTCGGCGGCACGCTCAGCGGCACCGTTGCCTTGCTGACCGACACCCAGTGGACCGGCGGCACCATCGCCGCCAACCTCACCAATCAAACCACCGGCACGCTCACCATCGCCGATCCCACCGGCAACACTGTCGATGGCGGCACCCTCATCAACGAAGGCCAGGTCGAGTGGGACGACGGCGACATCCTGCTCAACAACACCGCCAGTATCACCAACCAATCCGGGGCCATCTGGACCGACGACGCCGCCGCCGCCGAACAGACCCACACCATCCGTTCCTCCACCGCCACGCCCGCTTCCTTCACCAACGCCGGCACCTACGAAAAGGTGAACCTCGGCACCACCCGCATCGACGTCCCGTTCTACAACGAGGGCACGGTCGACATCTATGACGGCGTCCTCGATCTCGGTGCGGGCGGCAACGCCACCGATATCGCCGCCTTCAACGTCGGCGCCGGCTCGAAGCTCACCTTCTCCGCCGGCTACGATCTCACCGATGCCTCCAGCCTCCAGGGCGCTGGCGAAGTCTTCCTCACCGGCGGCACCCTCTACACCACCGGCAACGTCGATGTCGGCAGCTTCAATCTCAACGGCGGCACCCTCATCGGCACCCTCACTTTCAACGAAGCCCTCTACTGGAACAACGGCACCCTCGGCACCGCCGGCAGCACCCACATCTCCAGCACCGGTGAACTCACCCTCGCCGACCCCACCGGCAACAGCCTCGACAACAATACCCTCATCATCGACGGCGTCGCCTACTGGCAGGACGGCGACATCATCCTCAACAACAGCTCCACCGCCACCACCTCCGTCGGCGCGGTCTGGCACGACCTCGCCACCGCCTCCGGCGAGACGCACACCGTCCGCGTCAGCTCCGGCGACCCGACCTACTTCACCAACCTCGGCGACTACGTGAAGGACAGCGCCGGCGACACCCGCTTCGAAGTCGCCTTCAACAACAGCGGCGCGGTCGACGTCAACGCCGGCCAACTCATCCTCGCTGGCGGCGGCTCCGCCACCAGCGGCGCCAGCTTCGATGTCGCCTCCGACGCCGCCTTGGTCGTGCGCGACGAGGAATATGTGATCAACGAAGCCGACGGTCTCACCGGCAGCGGCGCCCTCCAGCTCGAAAGCGGCGGCCTCTCGCTCAGCGGCACCCTCTCCGCCCTCGATTTCTCGATCACCGGCGGCGTGTTCTCCGGCTACTCCACCCTCGCCACCGACACCACCTGGTCCGGCGGCACCTTCGGCAACTACGGTTTCACCACCATCGCCCCCTCCGGCACCCTCACCCTCGCCAACCCCAGCAGCAACCGCTTCGAAGGCCACTCGGTCGAGAACTACGGCACCGTCCTCTGGAACTCCGGCTCCCTCATCCTCAACGACTACGCCGGACTCACCAACTACGGCACCGTCACCGAACAGACCGGCACCAACAACGCCGTCTATTCCTCCTCCCAGTTTGGCGACGGCTACTTCACCAACAACGAGGGCGGCCTCTTCGAAAAGACCAGCGACACCAACACCGACTTTGAGCTCTACTTCCTCAACTACGGCGACGTGTCCGTGACCGCCGGCGAACTCCGCCTCAAAGCCGGTGGCTACATCGAATCCGGTTCGACCATCGACGTCGCCAGCGGCGCCGCCGTCGTCTACCGCGATTCCGCCAACTTCACCATCGTCGATGCCGCCAGCCTCACCGGCGCCGGCACCCACCAGGTGACCGACACCACCGTCATGTTCGATGGCGAGCTCAGCGCCTTCATGCGGGTGGAAAACAGCACGCTCGGCGGCACCCACATCCTCTCCGACAATTTTCTCTTCCTCGGCGGGTCGTTCGACTCCAGCGGCACCACCACCATCAGCTCCTCCGGCGTGCTCATGCTCCAGGACGCCTCCGGCAATACCTTCGACGGCCGCACCCTCCTGAACGAGGGCCTCATCAATCTCACCTACGGCGACCTCCTGCTCGACAACGGTGCCACCTTGACCAACGACGGCACCCTCCTGCTCGATAGCAGCGCCACCCACGACACCTTCACCGTGCACACGGCTACCGGCTCGTCGGGCCTGATCCAAAACCAACTCGGCGCCCAGATTTCACTCCAGGGCCAAGGCACCACGCATATCGACGTCCCGCTCGAAAACGCCGGCACGCTCGACGCCGGCTCCGGCCACCTTGTCCTCACCGGCGGCGGCTACGGCACCAGCGACGCCGCCTTCAAAACCGACGCCGACGGCACCCTCACCTTCGAGTCCAACTTCCAACTCACCGACATCGCCTCGCTCCAGGGTCCCGGCGGCTTTCGCGTCGGCTCCGACACCCTCACCGCGTCCGGCACCCTCGGCGCCGACCTCGTCATCGACGGCGGTTCGCTCGACGGCGACGTCGACATCGCCGGCACCCTCGAGTTCACCGGCGATGATCTCGTCGCCGGTCACACCCTTTCGGTTCTCGACGAAGGCACCCTCATCCTCGACTCCCCCGCCGGTTTCACCCTCACCGGCAGCGGCCTCAACATCGACTCGACCGGCACCCTGCGCTGGCTCGACGGCAACCTGAACCTCGGCCCGGCCAACGCCCTCACCAACGAGGGCGAGATCGAGTTCTCCGGCCTCTCCGCCGAACTCCGGCCCACCACCGCCGGCGCCACCTTCACCAATCACGGCGTGCTCCGCCTCGTCCCCGGTGTCGGCAACTTCGTCATCGACCTGCCCTTCACCAACACCGGCACCATCGTGCTGCAGGAAGGCCAGCTCTCCCTCACCCAGGACAGCATCCTCGATCCGTCGTCCGACATCCAACTCGCCGACGTCACCGAATTCCGTATCGACGCCGGCACTACAACCGTCACCGACGCCCGCATCTTCAGCGGCGACGGCGCCGTCGTCCAACTCGGCGGCACCCTCAATCTCGACGGCGACCTCAGCGTCGATCTCCACCTCATCGAGGGCACCTTCAACACCAGCACCCTCGTCACCTCCGGCGAGCTCCGGATCGACGACGCCATCATCCCGACCGACGCCGACTTCGGCATCGTCGACGGCGGCGTCGCCAAACTCGACCGCGCCACCTTCGACCTCGGCAACACCACCTTCGAAGTCGACGCCAGCAGCCAACTGCACTGGACCGGCGGCACCCTGCTGACCGACACCGCCGGCGGTTTCGCCATCAACGGCCTCATGCTCATCAAAGGCGACGGCACCTACGGCGCCTCCGTCTCCACGCCCGGCGTCTTCCTCATCAGCTCAACCGGCAACGTGCGCAAAACCGCCGGCACCGGCTCCCTCGTTTTCGACGCCCCCATCAGCTTGGACGGCCGTCTCGAAGTCCACAGCGGCGACATCACCCTCAACGCCGGCGGCTACGCCGATCAGGCCACCATCGACATCTGGAACGGCGCGTCCCTCCTCCTACCCAACGGCTTCGAGATGCGCGACGGCACCTCCGTCATCAACGGCGGCGCCCTGCGTCTGACCGGTGGCACCTTCGACCTCTCCGGCGACATCGGACTTGGCAACGACGCCCTCTTCTCCGGCGGCACCATCACCGGCACCCACACCCTCTCCGGCACCCTCACCTGGACCGGCGGCGACTTCGATGCCAACGGCGCCACCACCATCGCCAACGACAGCATCCTGCAGTTGCTCAATTTCACCGGCACCCACCTCGAGCGCGACCTCACCATCGACGGCCAGATGCTGTGGGGCGTCGGCGACATCACCGGCACCGACGCCACCATCACCAACAACGGCAATATCCTCCTCTCCTCCGACGGCACGATCTCCTCCGCCGACGATTCCCTCGAGCTCCAGAACAACGGCATCTTCGCCAAGGTCGGCGGCAGCGACACCAGCACCATCGACGTGCCCGTCACCAACGCCGGCTACGTGCTAGGCGGCAGCGGCACGCTCCACTTTGCCAATACCTTCACCTTCGCCGGCGGCACCATCGGCGTCCAAAACGGCGGCCTGCTCACCTTCGCCGCGCCGCTCGCGTTGCCCGCCTCCACCACCCTCGCTGGCAACGGCACCGTCACCGCCGACATCAGCACCGGCGGCACCATCTCCCCCGGCGCCAGCGTCGGCAGCCTCACCATCGACGGTGACCTCACGCTCGAATCCGGAGCCCTGTCCTTCTTCGAAATCGACTACGTCGACACCGCCCTGGCCTTCGACCGCCTCACCGTCACCGGCACGCTCACGCTCGCGGGCGATCTGGAAATCGATTTCCTCACCGCCATCGATCCCATCTCGACGGACATGTTCACGCTCTACACCGCGGCCAGCCTGCTCGGCGACTTCGACAACGTGGCCAACGGCGGCCAAGTCTGGGCCGACCTGCCCGATGGCGGACGCGGCATCTTCACCGTCAACTACGGTGTCAGCAGCCTCTTCGATCCCAACAGCGTGATCCTTTCCGACTTCGAGTTCTCCCCCATCCCGGAGCCCTCCACCTGGGCGCTCATGATCACTGGCCTCGGCCTCATCGGAGTGCAGCTCTACCGCCGCCGCCGCCGCGCCTGATCCCACCCTTGTAGCGGGCTGGCTCGCCAGCCCCTCCCCGTAGCCGCGTTGGAGCCCAGCGACAACGTGCCCCCCCTGCCTCCCAGCTCCGGCCCAACCCAATCTTTCTCTTTATTCTTTATCTTTCTCTTTATCCCCACGGGCCGAAGAGCCTGCCCCCCGGCGACGCTGCGCGTCGTCAGAGAAAGAGAACGATAAAGACGAAAGTGAAAGAAGCCCCCCGGCCCCACCCGCTGCAGCGGGCTGGCTTGCCAGCCCCCCGTAGCTGGGTTGGAGCCCAGCGACAACGTGGCCCTCGCCGTATCCCAGCTCCCAGCCCCCCATCACCCAGCAAACCAGCTCCCAGCTACCCAGCCCCCAGCCTAAACCCCGCGCCCATCCGGCCGATGGAAAGAAAGCTCCGCGCTATCCGTCGCACCCGTTCGCCTCTGTGCAATTTTTGACCTCCTTATGCCTCCCATAAGCGCCACCCGCGCCCCCGCCCGGCCGGTCGCGCCCCTCCAACAACCCTTCAACCGCTTAAGCGTCGTCTCCTGCCGTTTCCGCCGCTCCACCCTCCATCGTGTAGCCCCCCACGTCACCGCCATTAGCCACGTCACATTGTGGTGATGCGGCGTTTTTTGGCGTGCCTCCCCCCGGCCCCATCTGCCAAACCAAAATCGTTTATGAACATCCACGAGTATCAGGCCAAAGCCCTGTTTGAGAAATACGGCGTGCCGGTGCCAAAAGGCGCCGCCGCTAAAAACGCCGCGGAATTCGACACCGCCCTGGCGACCCTCCCCGAAGGTCCCACCATGGTGAAGTCTCAGATCCACGCCGGTGGCCGGGGCAAAGGCACCTTTACCGACGGCTACAAGGGCGGCGTGAAGTTCTGCCCCACCAAGGCCGAGGCCAAGGAAGTGGCCGGCAAGATGCTCGATAATACGCTGGTCACCATCCAGACCGGCCCCGCCGGCCGCAAGGTGCAGACCGTCTACTTCACCGTCGCGAGCGACATCAAGAAGGAGTATTACCTCTCCATCCTCCTCGACCGCGGCACCTCCCAGCCGGTCATCATCGCCTCCACCGAAGGTGGCGTCGAAATCGAGAAGGTCGCCGAAGAGACGCCCGAGAAGATCACCAAGGTCTTCGTCGATCCCGCCTACGGCCTGGCCGACTTCCAGGTGCGCGAGATCATCTTCTCCCTCGGCCTCAACAAGACCGAGTCCAAGAACGCCGCCAAGCTCCTGCGCAACCTCTATAACTGCTTCTGGGAAACCGACGCGTCCATGATCGAGGTCAACCCCCTCATCACCACGCCCGACGACGACGTCCTCGCCCTCGACGCCAAGGTCTCCTTCGACTCCAACGCCCTCTACCGTCATCCCGACATCGTCGCCCTCCGCGACCTCAACGAAGAGGACCCCAAGGAGATCGAGGCTTCCAAATACGACCTGGCTTACATCGCCCTCGACGGCAACATCGCCTGCCTCGTCAACGGTGCCGGTCTCGCCATGTCCACCATGGACATCATCAAGCACTTCGGTGGCAACCCCGCCAACTTCCTCGACGTCGGTGGTGGCGCCTCCAAGGAGAAGGTCGTCGCAGCCTTCAAAATCATTCTCGGTGACCCCAACGTGAAGGGCATCCTCGTCAACATCTTCGGCGGCATCATGGACTGCAACGTCATCGCCGAGGGTGTGGTCGAAGCCGTCAAGGAAGTCGGCCTCGAGCTCCCGCTCGTCGTCCGTCTCGAAGGCAACAACGTCGAAGCCGGTAAAAAGACCCTCGACGCCTCCGGCCTCTCGCTGGTCTCCGGCGACTCCATGGCCGACGCCGCCCAGAAGATCGTGAACCTCGTCGCCTGATTACCATGTCCATTCTCATCAATCCCGAAACCAAGATCATGGTCCAAGGCATCACCGGTGCCTTCGGCGGCAAACACGCCGGCCTGTCCATCGACTACGGCACGCAACTCGTGGCCGGCGTCACCCCGGGCAAGGGCGGTCAGTTTTTTGAGCATGGCGACGTCAAAGTCCCCATCTTCAACACCGTGGCCGAAGCCGCCGCCGCCACCGGCGCGACCGTTTCCGCCATCTTCGTGCCGCCGCCCTTCGCGGCCGACGCCATCCTCGAGTGCGTCGATGCCGGCATCGACCTCGCCGTCTGCATCACCGAAGGCATTCCGATCAAGGACATGGTCCGCGTGAAGCGTGCCATGCGCGGCAAGCCCACCCGCCTCATCGGCCCCAACTGCCCGGGTCTCGTCACCCCCGGCACCGGCCCGGACTCCTCCGGCGGCTGCCGCATCGGCATCGCCCCCGGCTACATCCACAAGAAGGGCCACGTCGGCGTCGTTTCCCGCTCCGGCACCCTCACCTACGAGGCCGTGTTCCAGATCACCACCAAGGGCCTCGGCCAGTCCACCTCCGTGGGCATCGGCGGCGACCCGGTCAACGGCACCAACCACCTCGACGTCATCAAGCTCTTCAACGAAGACCCCGACACCAAGGGCATCATCCTCATCGGTGAAATCGGCGGCAACGCCGAGGTCGAGGCCGCCCGCTGGATCAAAGCCAACTGCAAGAAGCCGGTCGCCGGCTTCATCGCCGGAGCCACCGCGCCTCCCGGCCGCCGCATGGGCCACGCCGGCGCCATCGTGGGTGGCAAGGAAGACACCGCCGAAGCCAAGATCGCCGTCTTCAAGGAATGCGGCATCGAAGTCGCGGTAACCCCGTCCGACATGGCCGACGCGCTCCTGCGCAAAGCCGAAGCCCTCGGCGTCAGCCTCAGCTAAAGCCAAGACAAGCTCCACCTCTCTCAGCCGCTCCCTCCCGGGGAGCGGCTTTTTTGCGCGCCAGCTTCCCTCCTTCTGCCTTCTGACTTCACTGTTCCCCATCCCGCCCCTCTCCCACGATGGCCCGCAACGATCACTTCTCCGCCTTCGCCGCCACCTACGCGTCGTATCGCCCCACCTACCCAGCAGCACTCTTCGCCTGGCTGGCCGACCAAGCCCCCGCCACCTATGGCGCCTGGGACTGCGCCACCGGCACCGGTCAGGCCGCGCTCAGCCTCGCCGAGCATTTTGCACACGTCTTCGCGTCCGACGTCGGCATCGGCATGATCGAACACGCCGTGCCGCACCCGCGTATTTCCTACCACCTCGCCCCCGCCGAAGAGCCCCCGCCCAGCATCACTGACCTCGACCTCATCACCGTCGCCCAAGCCCTGCACTGGTTCGATCGCGACACCTTCTTCGCCGCCTGCGAGCAGCGCCTGCGCCCCGGTGGCATCCTTGCTTACTGGGGTTACCTGCTCCCCTCCATCACGCCCGCCGTCGATGCCGTCGTCCGCCACTATCACGACATCGCAGTCGGCCCCCACTGGCCACCCGACCGCGGCCCGTTGCTCGACGGCTACGCGCAAATCGCGCCGCCCAATATGGAGCGCCTGACCGCGCCTCCCTTTGCCATGACCGCCACCTGGACCCTCGATCAACTCATCGGCCAACTCGACTCCTGGTCCGCCACCCACCGCGCCCGCCAGGCCACCGGCAATGACCCCTTGGCCCCGATCGTCCCAGAGCTCCGCGCCGCCTGGGCCGAAGCCCCCCAACGCCCCATCACTTGGCCCCTCCCCTTCCACGCCTTCCGCAAGCCAAGGTAGAGCCGGACCGCCTTTCTTGCGACGGGGTGTCTCGCTAGCCCCAACTCAATCTTTCTCCTTATTCTTTATCTTTCTCTTTATCCCCGCAGCCCAAACACCCCCCCCCGGCGACGCTCCGCGTCGTCAGAGAAAGAGAAAGATAAAGACGAAAGAAGCGCCCAGAGCCCCAGCCCCAGCCCTGCCCCTCCGTGTAGGCCGCGAGCTCGCTCGCGCTACCGTTGCCCCTCAGCCCCAGCCCACCAGCGCACCAGCACCCAGCCTAAAACACCGCCTTATACGCAAACGGCGAACTCGAGTTATTGGCGGTAAACCCCGTGTTTTCGGTATCGCGCACCCGCGCCACCAAACGCGCATTCATCATCGTGGTCCCACGGTCTCGCAGACCGTAACCGACCAGCCACTCCGGCCCCGTGTAACTCACGCCCGAAAGCGTCGGTTCATGGATCACCTCGACCTGCTTGCGCCGCAAAAACGACACCGTGCGCACCCGCGCCGGCTCCCGCGCCAACACCTCCACCGTGGCCTGCGCAAACGTCCGGCCGGTGTCACAAATATTGTCCACCAGCACCACGTCACGCCCGCGCAGATCGACCTCCGGCCAATCGATCTTCACCGCATCCTCCGGCTTGGCGGTCATATCTTTGGCGTAGCTCCAAGCCCGGCAAAACGCCGGTTCGATCGAGTAACCGATCCGCTGCACCAAATCCGAAAAGAAAAACGCCCCGCCCCGCAGCACACACATCATCAGCAGCATCCGCCCATCTCGCTCCTGACATTCCTGCGCCCAGCCCTCGACTTCCACCGCCAGACAATCGAGCACCGCTTCGATATCTTCCGCTGATTGAACCAAATCCAAATGTTGCGGCAGAGCGATCGAAGACGACGAGGGACCCATGGCCGACTGATTTATCGATCCACCAACCGGTTTTCCACCCCAAGAATTACGCATTAAAAATTTTCCTACCTCCCGCCCGAAAAACGAGTCCTTCCCACGAAGCATTTAAACCACGGATGAACACGGATGGCTTCGGCTACCGCCTACGCTCTGCAACGACCTGAATGCATCTGTGCCCTCCGCGGTCAAAAAACCTGTCCGCCATAGCTCGCAGCACGACAAAGGATACCTCTCACTACCCAGCCATCAGCCATAAGCTATCAGCCACCAGCTACCAGGCCCCAGTAGTCTACCAGCCACCAGCACCTAGCACACCACCACCCAGCATCCAGCCCCCCTCTGCCCCTCCGTGTAGGCCGCGAGCTCGCTCGCGCTAGGCTGCCCCACAGCCCAACCTCCAGTCACCAACACCCAGCCACCGTCCACCCTGCCCCCAGTCCCCCAGCCTCCATTCCCCCAGCCCCAGTCCCCCAGCACCCATCCCCCACCCACCAGTCACCAGTCCACCAGCCTCCAGCACCCAGCCTCCAGCCACCAGCCCACCAGTCCCCAGCCCCCAGTCCCCCCAGCAATGAACGTCGCAGGCAAACCCACTCGCACCATCTGGCCGGCCGCCGACGGCGCCAGCGTTGAAATCATCGACCAAACGCGCCTGCCGCACCGCTATGAGATCGCCACCCTGCGCACGCTCGACGACGCCGCCCACGCCATCTCCGCCATGCTCGTGCGCGGCGCGCCCCTCATCGGCGCCACCGCCGCCTACGGCATGTGGCTCGCCCTTCGCGCCGATCCCTCCGACGCCGCCCTGACCCACGCCTACGACACCCTCTACGCCACCCGCCCCACCGCGGTGAACCTCCGCTGGGCCCTCGACCGCGTGCGCACCGCCGTCTCTCCGCTCACCCCGGCCGATCGCGCCGCCGCCACCCGCGACCTCGCCGCCGCCCTCTGCGACGAAGACGTCGCCATCAACCACGCCATCGGCCAGGCCGGCCTCGCCCTCATTCGCGACCTCGCCGCCACCAAACCCGCCGGCCAGCCCGTCAACATCCTCACCCACTGCAACGCCGGGTGGCTCGCCACCGTCGATTGGGGCACCGCCACCTCCCCCATTTACCAAGCCCACGATGCCGGCATCCCCGTGCACGTCTGGGTCGACGAAACCCGCCCGCGCAACCAAGGCTTCCACCTCACCGCCTGGGAACTGCTCAACCACGGCGTGCCCCACACCTGCATCGTCGACAACGCCGGCGGCCACCTCATGCAACACGGCCAGGTCGACCTCGTCATCGTCGGCACCGATCGCACCACCGCCACCGGCGACGTCTGCAACAAAATCGGCACCTACCTCAAAGCCCTCGCCGCCCACGACAACGGCGTCCCCTTCTACGTCGCCCTGCCCTCGCCCACCATCGACTGGACCGTGCGAGACGGCGTGCGCGAAATCCCCATCGAGGAACGCGGCGCACATGAAGTCACCCACGTCAGTGGACTCACCACCGATGGCGAAGTCGCGTCCCTCCAAATCCCGCCCACCGGCAGCCCGGCGGCCAACCCCGCCTTCGACGTCACCCCCGCCCGCCTCGTCACCGGTCTGCTCACCGAACGCGGCCTCTGCCCCGCCACCCACGCAGGCCTCGCCCAGCTCTTCCCGGACCACGCACAAATTTCGTAAACGTGGGTCTGCCAAGGAGGGCCGAAGCGAACCCTACGTCTTTAATCACGTCGCCTTTTCACGGCGGCCACCGCAACCAATCCCACCAGCCCCAGCCAAAGCGCCGTGGTCGCCGGTTCCGGCACGGCCGATGCACCGTAGATCGACACGTTGTCCAGCGACACCCAGCCCCACGCGCCTTGGTCCATATCGACCAGGTCCAAGGTGTAATAATCGCTGGTATTCACCAGCGACTGCAGCTGACCGGAGGTCCACATGACAGTCTGCTCATGCGTCGACGTATCCGTCATCGTGCTGGCGATCAGGTAAGCGCCGGTGGAGGCATTGCGCAGCAACAGCCCAGTGTATCCATCAACGGATGACGGCTGACTCAGAGCGGCATCCGCATCTGTGCTCGGCGCGCCATCCGTCGTGCCACTCCCACTACCCAGTTCAAACGTGATGGAGAACTCCGGCAGACTATTCACCTGAAACTCCGGCGAACGAATCAATAAAGCCGAGCTCTGCGCCCAGTCACGATGAGGACTGTTCCCATCGCTCACGCTGATGCCCGGACTTTCCAGACGAAGAAGATCCGATACCGGTTGATAACCGAAAGCCAACGGACCGGTGGTCGAGGTCAGCACATTGCTCCACCCCTCCAAATCAGTATCAAAAGTGTAGGTGATCGCCCGCGCTCGCAGACCACTCGTCCACGCCAAGCCGGCGAAAAGCGAAACCAGCAACCATGTCGCACTTCTATATACCAACATGAGCGGATTTATTATCCGCTCAATACGCACCGACAAAGCGTCTGTGGCCAAGCGGCCGCGAAATAAGTCCACATCATCCTTCGCATCAGGGCTTTCGGACACCCGCGCCTGATTCCTCCCGCCTCTCAACCGAGGACACTATCTCTTGCTGAGATAAACCTTACGCCAAACCCAACCAAACAAGACCGTCACCAACAGCGTCCCTACGATCGTGCCCAAAAGCTCGGGGGCCTGATTCCCACCGCGGGACAAATCGATGAAGCAGTAGCGAATCGTGAGGATCGTGCGCAAGGTGCCCGAAGCCACGACAAACCCAAGGAAAACGAGGAGGAGGATACGAAGAACAGGATTCATAAAAGATGCGTCACTTGAGTCCGCCCGGGTAATCCAACGCGCCAACGCAGAGCAACGATGCGCGTTGGCGAGGGCAACTGGATGCTCATTTTCTTCACTCTAAATCACCCGAAATAGTGCGGTTCCCAATGATGCGATGACAGCGACGAGGGAAATCAGGACTGCTCGGTTTTTCATTTTCACAGATTCCAGCGAGCGAGGTATCCAATGGTGGCCCATCGCCAAGCATGCTCCCAACGCTAGCAATCCAACACCAATGCAAATGGCCTCAAACCCTCCGTAATCATACATGCGGAATCGGATGCGCTGGGTGATGAAGGCCCTGATCGCGAGCGCGGCCAACGCGAGCGGAAATGCGGTGCCGGTCAGGAATCGACCGAAGGCAGTGTCGAGGAGATCCCGCGTCCAGATGCTCTTGGGTTTATCGTCCATACCTTGAAGATTAGGGCGTGTCTGGGCGGAGACGATTTGACGACCTCGCCGGCACCAGATCGTTCGAACTACTCTGCAAGCGACGCATAGAACTCAGGGGAAATGATACTTGCGCTGAAAAAGACGCAAAGCCCTAGAAGTGATATCCCAAGCGGCTTAGCAGTGTCCTTCAGATTTAAGATGCAGAAGGCAATTAATCCGATGGGAGGAGCAACGATACAGAAGACAAACCACGCTAGTCCCTTTCGAAAAATGGCGATGTAGATCGCGATGCATGCCCAAAACATGATGAGGCCTCCCGCTAACGCCAAAATCGCTGCAAATAGATCCTTCATTTCTAAAATTTGAACTCAGCTGCGGCGGGCCGAGCCCCACGTTGGCATCGGCGGCTGGATAACCTCTTTCATAATTTGGAAACCTCCCAACGACCGGTGTAGGAGGAGAAAGTCTCACCGGTGATGAAAACACCTCTGGTGACGAAGAATCCGTCGGCCAACGGTAGATACCGAACCGAGTCTCCCGCAATCCAAGCGACCACTTGCTCGGAAGTGTCGAAAGGCTGCATAGCCGCTGCCGACTCGGGAAAGATGCCGTCACTTCGACGGAATTCCTCCGCACGAACCACCAACCGCATCGACTCAGCGACCATAGCATACCGCATCAAGTCATCGCGGGCGAACCAGCCTGCGAAAAGAAACGATGAAACCGCTGCCAGGCTTCCGAATATCGGAAGTGCCTCTGACTTCTTCCTTCTCAGAAGGGCAAACAGGGTCGAGAACGCTCCGAAAACTATAGCGAGCAACGCGACCCCGAGGAAAACGATGCTCAGCAGAGGGTGCCAGGCTACTAAACCCACCAGAAAAGCAGTCGAGGCAACTGAGACGGCGATTAGGCAGCGAATTCCCGATGTCTTCATCTGACTAAGTCTCAGCTCAGCCGCGACGCGCATCAGCACCTCGTTCGCCGCGGCGGCTTGCCGTCGTTGGCTGCGACGACTGGGTAGCTTCATTTTCTGTCGGATGGATTTTCGTTCGAGTTCCCGTCTCTTCACCGACGATAAACAACGCCCCGGAATCCACCTCCAACCGGTGCATTTCCGGAATGGGCGGCATCGATCTGCTGGCTAACCGCCACGCACCTTCCTCGGCCGCGAAAACCCAGAAACCGATGTCCGGCACTCCTGATCCGAAAACCCGGAGAACGAGCACCTTCTCATCTCCCAGGTCGAAAACCTGAACCTCGCCTCCCGCGAACAAGGACTTCGCATAATCCTCCGCCTCAGCAGTCGTCCGAAAAAAGCACGGCTCCTCGTC
This portion of the Actomonas aquatica genome encodes:
- a CDS encoding PEPxxWA-CTERM sorting domain-containing protein, which encodes MIAPTFSTAHPRRIGVTAIWACAVTALSAQTDVEHLGDASWTNPAGWSTGQLPGSSDTAVLNAGTLTVDGDFAIDALKMNGGTLAGEFDAATDSITLLGGRQAAYWRNGTISNITLNVGSGSLFEIDHSSTATSSGSIFVFDTESIIDWLDGDILLNQGGAISNYGTWYDSAAGSGETHAVRTTSGASGSVSNESGATYVAQGGGTTRFDVSFDNQGSLQVDSGSTVILNGGGTMTTDGTMLVAAGGELKFADDYAITDAIKLQGAGQYTLSGGTLSMAGNLAAQDFQITGGTLNGSVAFLAGATWTGGTIGAGFTTNASDSSFVIANPSGNTFNATSFVNAGQVLWNDGDILLYQDATLTNGVTGSWQDDAAGAGETHQIRSPDASTNAAFTNRGTYSKSSEGTTRVLVPLALDSSGVVQVYAGTFIIDGGGYANTGTSFDVASGATLSIHSDFAIDDANGLLGDGQVALDDGKLTLNGFVSAPDFAINGGILTGDHTFLAGATWAGGELRDGATYNQPGSTFNLNDPTGNTLNNHYLDSSGTMVWNDGDILLNGDTTLSNQGDFNDDATASGESHSIRRSDASSPAFINYAESTYNKTSAGTTRMQVYFNHNSTLNIYDGVFRLEGTGVAFENTTLFVDSPGELVFASDFELQDAGSLSGDGLVTLESGTLNTAGDIGVARFDIVGGTLSGTVALLTDTQWTGGTIAANLTNQTTGTLTIADPTGNTVDGGTLINEGQVEWDDGDILLNNTASITNQSGAIWTDDAAAAEQTHTIRSSTATPASFTNAGTYEKVNLGTTRIDVPFYNEGTVDIYDGVLDLGAGGNATDIAAFNVGAGSKLTFSAGYDLTDASSLQGAGEVFLTGGTLYTTGNVDVGSFNLNGGTLIGTLTFNEALYWNNGTLGTAGSTHISSTGELTLADPTGNSLDNNTLIIDGVAYWQDGDIILNNSSTATTSVGAVWHDLATASGETHTVRVSSGDPTYFTNLGDYVKDSAGDTRFEVAFNNSGAVDVNAGQLILAGGGSATSGASFDVASDAALVVRDEEYVINEADGLTGSGALQLESGGLSLSGTLSALDFSITGGVFSGYSTLATDTTWSGGTFGNYGFTTIAPSGTLTLANPSSNRFEGHSVENYGTVLWNSGSLILNDYAGLTNYGTVTEQTGTNNAVYSSSQFGDGYFTNNEGGLFEKTSDTNTDFELYFLNYGDVSVTAGELRLKAGGYIESGSTIDVASGAAVVYRDSANFTIVDAASLTGAGTHQVTDTTVMFDGELSAFMRVENSTLGGTHILSDNFLFLGGSFDSSGTTTISSSGVLMLQDASGNTFDGRTLLNEGLINLTYGDLLLDNGATLTNDGTLLLDSSATHDTFTVHTATGSSGLIQNQLGAQISLQGQGTTHIDVPLENAGTLDAGSGHLVLTGGGYGTSDAAFKTDADGTLTFESNFQLTDIASLQGPGGFRVGSDTLTASGTLGADLVIDGGSLDGDVDIAGTLEFTGDDLVAGHTLSVLDEGTLILDSPAGFTLTGSGLNIDSTGTLRWLDGNLNLGPANALTNEGEIEFSGLSAELRPTTAGATFTNHGVLRLVPGVGNFVIDLPFTNTGTIVLQEGQLSLTQDSILDPSSDIQLADVTEFRIDAGTTTVTDARIFSGDGAVVQLGGTLNLDGDLSVDLHLIEGTFNTSTLVTSGELRIDDAIIPTDADFGIVDGGVAKLDRATFDLGNTTFEVDASSQLHWTGGTLLTDTAGGFAINGLMLIKGDGTYGASVSTPGVFLISSTGNVRKTAGTGSLVFDAPISLDGRLEVHSGDITLNAGGYADQATIDIWNGASLLLPNGFEMRDGTSVINGGALRLTGGTFDLSGDIGLGNDALFSGGTITGTHTLSGTLTWTGGDFDANGATTIANDSILQLLNFTGTHLERDLTIDGQMLWGVGDITGTDATITNNGNILLSSDGTISSADDSLELQNNGIFAKVGGSDTSTIDVPVTNAGYVLGGSGTLHFANTFTFAGGTIGVQNGGLLTFAAPLALPASTTLAGNGTVTADISTGGTISPGASVGSLTIDGDLTLESGALSFFEIDYVDTALAFDRLTVTGTLTLAGDLEIDFLTAIDPISTDMFTLYTAASLLGDFDNVANGGQVWADLPDGGRGIFTVNYGVSSLFDPNSVILSDFEFSPIPEPSTWALMITGLGLIGVQLYRRRRRA